TGCTGCCGACTATCCCTTCTCCCGGCGGGAAGTCAGCCGCCGGGAGGCGGAGGCCTTTTTTGCCGAGCGGGGGGAGAACTATAAACTGGAGCTCATCCGCGAGCTAGGCCCCGATGAGACCATTAGCCTCTATCAACAGGCAGAGTTTATTGACCTTTGTGCTGGGCCCCATATACCTTCAACCGGGCGATTAAAAGCCGTCAAGCTCACCAGCATAGCCGGGGCGTACTGGCGGGGCGATGAGCGAAATCCCATGCTCCAGCGCATCTACGGCACTGCCTTTAACAAGGCTTCCCAGCTGGAGGAATACTTAAAGCGGATCGAAGAGGCCAAGAAGCGCGATCACCGCAAGCTAGGCCCCCAGTTGGAGTTATTTGGCTTTTCCGAGGAAGGCCCCGGTTTCCCCTTCTTTTACCCCAAGGGTCTGGTTATCTGGAATGAGCTGGTTGACTACTGGCGCAAGGAACACCGGCGCTCTGGCTACCAGGAGATCAAGACCCCCATTATTCTCCGGCGCCAGCTGTGGGAGCGCTCTGGACACTGGGATCACTATCGAGAAAATATGTACTTCACCCAAATCGACGAGCAGGACTATGCCATCAAGCCCATGAATTGCCCGGGGGCCATTCTGGTTTACCGGGCCCAGCAGCATAGCTACCGGGAGCTGCCAATTCGCTTGGCCGAGCTGGGCTTGGTGCACCGCCACGAGCTTTCTGGGGTTCTGCATGGGCTCTTGCGGGTGCGGGCTTTCACCCAGGACGATGCCCACATCTTTATGTTGCCCTCTCAGATTGAGCAGGAGATCCAGGGAGTCATTGAGCTGGTGGACCGGTTCTATTCCACTTTTGGCTTCCCCTACCATGTGGAGCTGTCCACCCGGCCGGAGAACGCCATGGGATCGGAAGCCATCTGGGAGCAGGCCACCGCTGCCTTGGAGCAGAGCCTCAAGGCCATGCACCTGGATTATGTGGTTAATGAGGGAGAGGGGGCCTTTTACGGTCCCAAGATTGATTTTCACCTCCGGGATAGCCTGGGGCGGACCTGGCAATGCGGCACCATTCAGCTCGATTTTCTGATGCCGGAGAAGTTCGACCTCACCTATATCGGCGAGGACGGGGAAAAGCACCGGCCGGTCATGATTCACCGGGTGGTCTTTGGCAGCATCGAACGCTTCATTGGCATCCTTACCGAGCATTATGGTGGCGCCTTTCCGCTGTGGTTGGCTCCGGTGCAGGCGGTGGTAATGCCCATTGCCGACCGGCACTTGCCGTATGCGGAAGCGGTGGCCGCTAAGCTCTTAGATGCTGGTCTTAGGGTGGAGATCGATAAGCGCAACCAGAAGATAGGCTACAAGATCCGGGAGGCCCAGCTGAAGAAGATACCCTACATGCTGGTGGCCGGGGACAAGGAGGTAGACGAGGGTAATATATCCGTACGCCATCGCCGCCTGGGGGACCAAGGCTCGTGGTCCATCGAGCAGTTCATTGCCGAGGCCAAAGCGGCCATCGCCCAAAAGCAATGAAGGGTACGGCCCTAAAATTTCCTTGACGCTCAAGGGCGGGCTATGCTATACTGCCAGCGAAGTAGAAGCCATCCGCTTCTCACCCTATGGCTTTGCCAATAGGGTTCCAAGAGTGCAGGTGCAACTTGGGTATCGCTGACGTTTTGGCGGGTGGTTTCCCGCCTTTTTTAGTGTTTGGGCTTTTCTACTTAGGCTGGAGGTGAAACCAACATTACTAAAGAATTGCGCATCAATGAGGAGATTCGCGCCCGGGAAGTTCGGTTGATCGGTCCGGACGGCCAGCAACTGGGCATAGTACCCCTGCGTGATGCCTTGGCCATGGCTCATGAAAAAGGCCTGGATTTGGTGGAAGTCGCGCCTACTGCCCGGCCCATAGTCTGTAAGATAATGGATTACGGGCGCTACCGGTATGAGCAGAGTAAACGGGAGCGAGAAGCCCGCAAGAAGCAACGGGTAATCAACATCAAAGAAGTCAAGTTGCGATTGGGAATTGAAGAGCACGACTTTCAGGTCAAGGCCAGAAACGCCATGCGGTTTTTGGAGAACGGGGACAAGGTAAAAGTAACCATAATGTTTCGTGGGCGCGAAATTGCTCATGCGCACTTAGGACAGAAGCTATGCGATCGATTGGCCAGCCTAGTGGAGGGGAAGGCCCAAGTGGAAAAGGCTCCTCAGGTGGAAGGCCGCAATATGATCATGATCCTAAGCCCCAAACAAGAGTAAAAGCAGTAGGAGGACTGAATATGCCCAAAATGAAGACTCATCGGGGCGCAGCCAAGCGCTTTCGGATTACCGGAACCAAGAAAATCAAGCGGGCCAAAGCCTTTAAGAGCCACTTGCTGGGGAAGAAGCCGGCTAAGCGCAAGCGAGCGCTCCGGGAGGCCACCCTGGTAAGCAATGCAGATATGAAAAAGCTCAGGAAGCTGCTTCCCTATGCCTAGCAAGTTGGGGCTCGGCATTCGATAATCATAAAAGGAGGAACAACCTATGGCTAGGGTTAAGAGGGGTGTTACCAAACACCGCCGCCATAAAAAGATTCTCAAGCTGGCCAAGGGCTATTATGGAGCCAAATCCAAGCTTTTCCGTCCTGCCAACGAGCAGGTGCTAAAATCCCTGGCTTATGCCTACGCCCACCGCCGCGAAAAGAAGGGCGATTTTCGTAAGCTCTGGATTGCTAGGATCAATGCCGCTGCTCGGGCCAACGGCCTCTCCTATAGCCGGTTCATCAACGGCCTTAAGCTGGCAGGGGTAGAAATCAATCGCAAGATCCTGGCCGATCTGGCCGTAAAAGATACCTCGGCCTTCAACCAGCTGGTAGATGTAGCCAAGGAAAAACTACAAAGCTAGCGGACAGCGTAGGAGGCAAGGCAGAACATGGCTGAGCAACCTGCGTCACAGCGGGGCATCAGCCCGCCGCGGGTCCTGGCCCTAGGATTTGCGGCGGTGATTTTAACTGGTACTTTACTTCTAAGCCTTCCCGTGGCTAGTCGCTCGGGTGTCCCCATCTCTCCGGTGGACGCCCTCTTTACTGCTACCTCGGCCACTTGCGTCACCGGCTTGGTGGTGGTGGACACCGCCAAAGATTATTCTTTATTTGGGCAACTAGTTATCCTAGCCATGATCCAAATCGGCGGGTTGGGCATAATGACCATGTCCACTCTGGTCTTTCTTGCCATTGGCCGGCACATCACCTTTCGGGAACGGCTCCTCATCCAGGAATCCCTAAACCAGATTCGGGTACAGGGGGTAGTGCGGCTGGCCCGGTATGTATTGCTGATCACGGCGGTTATTGAAACGGTGGGGGCCCTAATCCTTACTGTGCGCTGGTCGGGAGAACTAGGCTGGGGGCGAGCCGCTTACTACGGAGTGTTCCACGCCATTTCCGCCTTCTGCAACGCTGGCTTCGATTTATTCTCGGTGAGCCTGGTCAATTACCGGGGAGACATTGCCGTCATATTAGTAATTACCAGTCTGATTATCCTGGGAGGGCTGGGATTTAGCGTTCTCGCCGAAGTGCTCTCGGGCAAACCGCCCTCCCGATTTTCCTTACATACCAAAATGGCCCTCAAGGTGACGGCCGGGCTAATCCTAGCCGGTTTTGTTATGGTGCTGTTGCTGGAAATGCATAATCCCGACACCCTGGGGCAGGAGGGATGGAGGGTAAAGATTCTTTCCTCCTATTTCCATTCAGTTACTCCCCGAACCGCCGGGTTTAATACTTTACCGGTGGGACAGATGCACCCAGCCACGCTGTTTTTGACCTGCATGCTCATGTTTATCGGTGCCTCTCCCGGGGGTACTGGGGGCGGCATCAAGACCACCACCTTTGCCACCATCGGCCTGTTGGTAGCGAGCATCCTGAGGGGAAAACTAGATGTGGAGGTGGGTGGCCGGCGTTTGCCGCCGGAGACCGTCAAACGAGCCATTGCCATTGCTTCCATTTCCATGGGATGGGTCCTGGCGGCTACCACCATGCTGCTCGTAACCGAACCCTTTCCTTTGCTCAATGTCTTGTTTGAAGTGATTTCCGCCTTTGGTACCGTAGGTTTATCTACCGGCATAACCCCCCAACTGTCCCTTGGGGGTAAGATTATTATAATCCTGACCATGTATTTAGGGAGAGTAGGGCCTTTGACCTTGGCGTTTGCTCTGGCCGAGCGCTTCCGTCGCCGGGGCAATCTGCACTTTCCTGAGGAGAACATAATTGTCGGGTAACTGGGGGGAAGGACTTGAAGCAGTTTGCAGTAATTGGGCTGGGGCGGTTTGGATCCAGCGTGGCCCGTACCCTGGCCCAGATGGGGCACGAGGTGCTGGCCATTGACACCTCGGAGGAGAGGGTGGATGCCATCAGCCAGGAGGTCACCCGAGCGGTGCAACTGGATGCCATGGACGAAGATTCCTTGCAGGCAGTAGGCATTCGCAACTTCGATACTGTGGTGGTGGCCATTGGCGAAAACATCCAGGCCAGCATTTTGGTGGCGCTAATTCTCAAGGAGCTAGGGGTCAAACATGTGGTGGTCAAGGCCTCAAATGAACTCCACGGAAAGGTGCTGGAAAAAATCGGGGTGGACAAAGTTATCTACCCGGAGCGGGATATGGGCACCCGCCTGGCCCGCTATCTAGGCAGTAAGCACCTGGTGGATTACCTGGATTTATCTCCGGATTACAGCATTGTCGAAGTAGAGGTTGATGAGCGCATGGCCGGCAAGACCTTGGCGCAATTGGATCTTCGGGCCCGGAAAGGCTTGAGCGTGGTGGCCATTCGCCGGGGAGCCAACATAATCATGGGCCCTGGTGGCGATGACGCGGTTCAGCGGGGGGACATTTTAGTAGTTATAGGCGGAAAGCGAGATTTGGAGAAGCTTGAAAGTGGGCGTTGAGGCTGGGGTAATCACTTCCCTAGATAACCCCAAGGTTAAGCTGGCCCGCTCCTTAAAATCCAGGCGGGGGCGCGAGAAGGCGGGCCGGTTTTTGCTCGAGGGCCCCAAGTTCATTGCTGAAGGGCTGGACTACGGGTGGCCCATCCAGTACGTTTTGGTAGCCGAGGCTAAGCTTGCCGCTTACGGGCAACTGCTGGAGCGGCTAGAGGCTAGTGGGATACCCATGGTCAGAGTCCGGGACGGGATTTTTAATGTGCTTAGCGATA
This genomic window from Clostridia bacterium contains:
- the thrS gene encoding threonine--tRNA ligase, which encodes VDLSARLERDCSLEILTFEDPDGRDAYRHSASHVMAQAVKRLYPGTKLGIGPAIEDGFYYDFDCPQRFGPEDLEKIEAEMKKIIAADYPFSRREVSRREAEAFFAERGENYKLELIRELGPDETISLYQQAEFIDLCAGPHIPSTGRLKAVKLTSIAGAYWRGDERNPMLQRIYGTAFNKASQLEEYLKRIEEAKKRDHRKLGPQLELFGFSEEGPGFPFFYPKGLVIWNELVDYWRKEHRRSGYQEIKTPIILRRQLWERSGHWDHYRENMYFTQIDEQDYAIKPMNCPGAILVYRAQQHSYRELPIRLAELGLVHRHELSGVLHGLLRVRAFTQDDAHIFMLPSQIEQEIQGVIELVDRFYSTFGFPYHVELSTRPENAMGSEAIWEQATAALEQSLKAMHLDYVVNEGEGAFYGPKIDFHLRDSLGRTWQCGTIQLDFLMPEKFDLTYIGEDGEKHRPVMIHRVVFGSIERFIGILTEHYGGAFPLWLAPVQAVVMPIADRHLPYAEAVAAKLLDAGLRVEIDKRNQKIGYKIREAQLKKIPYMLVAGDKEVDEGNISVRHRRLGDQGSWSIEQFIAEAKAAIAQKQ
- a CDS encoding translation initiation factor IF-3; this encodes MTKELRINEEIRAREVRLIGPDGQQLGIVPLRDALAMAHEKGLDLVEVAPTARPIVCKIMDYGRYRYEQSKREREARKKQRVINIKEVKLRLGIEEHDFQVKARNAMRFLENGDKVKVTIMFRGREIAHAHLGQKLCDRLASLVEGKAQVEKAPQVEGRNMIMILSPKQE
- the rpmI gene encoding 50S ribosomal protein L35, translating into MPKMKTHRGAAKRFRITGTKKIKRAKAFKSHLLGKKPAKRKRALREATLVSNADMKKLRKLLPYA
- the rplT gene encoding 50S ribosomal protein L20, producing the protein MARVKRGVTKHRRHKKILKLAKGYYGAKSKLFRPANEQVLKSLAYAYAHRREKKGDFRKLWIARINAAARANGLSYSRFINGLKLAGVEINRKILADLAVKDTSAFNQLVDVAKEKLQS
- a CDS encoding Trk family potassium uptake protein, whose protein sequence is MAEQPASQRGISPPRVLALGFAAVILTGTLLLSLPVASRSGVPISPVDALFTATSATCVTGLVVVDTAKDYSLFGQLVILAMIQIGGLGIMTMSTLVFLAIGRHITFRERLLIQESLNQIRVQGVVRLARYVLLITAVIETVGALILTVRWSGELGWGRAAYYGVFHAISAFCNAGFDLFSVSLVNYRGDIAVILVITSLIILGGLGFSVLAEVLSGKPPSRFSLHTKMALKVTAGLILAGFVMVLLLEMHNPDTLGQEGWRVKILSSYFHSVTPRTAGFNTLPVGQMHPATLFLTCMLMFIGASPGGTGGGIKTTTFATIGLLVASILRGKLDVEVGGRRLPPETVKRAIAIASISMGWVLAATTMLLVTEPFPLLNVLFEVISAFGTVGLSTGITPQLSLGGKIIIILTMYLGRVGPLTLAFALAERFRRRGNLHFPEENIIVG
- a CDS encoding TrkA family potassium uptake protein produces the protein MKQFAVIGLGRFGSSVARTLAQMGHEVLAIDTSEERVDAISQEVTRAVQLDAMDEDSLQAVGIRNFDTVVVAIGENIQASILVALILKELGVKHVVVKASNELHGKVLEKIGVDKVIYPERDMGTRLARYLGSKHLVDYLDLSPDYSIVEVEVDERMAGKTLAQLDLRARKGLSVVAIRRGANIIMGPGGDDAVQRGDILVVIGGKRDLEKLESGR